Proteins from one Deltaproteobacteria bacterium genomic window:
- a CDS encoding PIN domain-containing protein: MIAIDTNLLIYAHRAAVPEHNAAKNAISKACNSRGGCGVATSCIAEFFSIVTHSTATGNPSTPNQAAQFITMLEEDGGLIIFNQGPRFSSRLLQTAIDLQISGVRIFDLQIALCALDNGATELWTHDHAFVKVPGLKIINPL, encoded by the coding sequence ATGATTGCTATTGATACTAACTTGCTAATTTATGCCCATCGTGCCGCAGTACCTGAACATAATGCTGCAAAAAATGCTATTAGCAAAGCATGCAACTCACGTGGTGGTTGTGGGGTTGCCACAAGTTGTATTGCCGAATTTTTTAGCATTGTGACACATTCAACTGCCACCGGTAATCCCTCAACCCCTAACCAGGCTGCACAATTTATTACTATGCTTGAAGAAGATGGTGGTTTAATAATTTTCAATCAGGGACCACGATTCTCATCTCGCCTACTGCAAACTGCAATTGATCTACAAATATCTGGTGTCCGCATATTTGATTTACAAATTGCTCTTTGTGCTCTTGATAATGGTGCTACCGAGCTATGGACTCATGACCATGCCTTTGTAAAAGTTCCAGGCTTAAAAATTATCAATCCTTTATAA
- a CDS encoding ATP-binding protein yields the protein MYKRTIKLPKIGKRTFFLWGPRQTGKTFLLEHTYPKTPFISLLRSEEFTELITRPGRLRERLLDLGAKFVIIDEVQKAPMLLDEIHYMIEKDHIAFGLCGSSARKLRRSHANLLGGRAIRYELFGMTAHELGADFDLVKMLNRGTLPAIYPDDEYRQLLRAYCADYLKEEIFAEGLVRKLGPFSHFLEFAALGDTEILSLESFARDVGVSGPTIKSYFEILIDTLIGYFLPAYTFRPKRKIIRAPKFYFFDVGVVNYFAERGELHPRSEIFGKAFENWVHHELRAYISYLGHDYNLSYWKVHQGPEVDFIIGKMLAAFEVKASEQIHKEHLKGLREAIKDYPELKNRYVVSLEKNSRQTNDGITVLSVADFIKRLWAGKLF from the coding sequence ATGTATAAACGTACCATAAAATTGCCTAAAATCGGCAAACGCACATTTTTTTTATGGGGTCCTCGTCAAACCGGCAAGACATTTCTTCTTGAACACACTTATCCTAAAACTCCATTTATTAGTTTATTGCGCAGCGAAGAGTTTACAGAGTTGATAACTCGTCCGGGCAGGTTGCGCGAACGACTATTAGATTTGGGGGCAAAATTTGTAATTATTGATGAAGTACAAAAAGCTCCAATGCTGCTTGATGAAATTCATTATATGATTGAGAAAGATCATATTGCTTTTGGTCTTTGTGGCTCAAGCGCTCGTAAACTACGTCGATCACATGCAAATTTACTTGGTGGGCGGGCTATACGTTATGAGCTTTTTGGCATGACGGCACATGAATTGGGTGCTGATTTTGATTTAGTAAAAATGTTAAATCGCGGTACATTGCCAGCAATTTATCCTGATGATGAGTATCGTCAATTATTACGGGCCTATTGTGCCGATTATTTAAAAGAAGAAATATTTGCAGAAGGATTAGTACGAAAGCTTGGCCCTTTTTCACATTTTTTAGAATTTGCCGCATTGGGTGATACTGAAATTTTAAGTCTAGAATCCTTTGCCCGTGATGTTGGGGTGTCAGGGCCAACGATTAAATCGTATTTTGAAATTTTAATTGATACTTTAATTGGCTATTTTCTACCTGCTTATACTTTTAGACCTAAGCGCAAAATCATTAGAGCACCTAAGTTTTATTTTTTTGATGTTGGAGTAGTTAATTATTTTGCAGAACGTGGCGAATTACATCCACGATCAGAGATTTTCGGTAAAGCCTTTGAGAATTGGGTCCACCATGAATTGCGTGCTTATATTTCTTATTTGGGACACGATTATAACCTTTCATACTGGAAGGTTCATCAAGGCCCAGAAGTAGATTTTATCATTGGCAAAATGTTAGCAGCATTTGAGGTGAAAGCCAGTGAACAAATCCATAAGGAACATCTAAAAGGTTTACGAGAGGCTATTAAAGATTATCCTGAATTAAAAAATCGCTATGTTGTTTCTTTAGAAAAAAATTCACGCCAAACAAATGATGGCATTACAGTATTAAGTGTTGCTGATTTTATTAAGCGTTTATGGGCAGGTAAGCTTTTTTAG
- the rfbA gene encoding glucose-1-phosphate thymidylyltransferase RfbA, whose protein sequence is MKGIILAGGAGTRMHPATLAISKQLIPIYDKPTIYYPLSTLMLANIREVLIISTPHDLPRFRELLGNGRRLGMQFSYAEQPRPEGLAQAFIIGESFIGDQPVALILGDNIFYGHGFSGMLQHAVKHNEGALIFGYYVNDPERYGVVEFDANKKAISLEEKPLKPKSHYAVPGLYFYDNEVCTIAKDLKPSARGELEITDLNLCYLKQGKLKIDIMGRGIAWLDTGTHTSLLDAANFIEAIENRQGLKIGCIEEVAYRMGFINRDKLASLGEELKKSPYGQYLQAIAAEDT, encoded by the coding sequence ATGAAAGGTATTATTTTAGCCGGTGGTGCAGGAACCCGTATGCATCCGGCAACTTTAGCTATAAGCAAGCAACTGATTCCTATCTACGATAAACCAACTATCTACTACCCGTTATCGACATTAATGTTAGCTAATATTCGTGAGGTTCTAATCATCTCTACCCCTCATGATTTGCCACGTTTTCGCGAACTGCTAGGCAATGGCCGTCGCTTGGGCATGCAATTTTCTTATGCTGAACAACCTCGTCCCGAAGGACTAGCACAAGCCTTCATAATTGGTGAATCGTTTATTGGTGATCAACCTGTGGCACTAATTTTAGGTGACAACATTTTTTATGGTCATGGTTTTTCAGGTATGCTGCAACACGCCGTAAAGCATAATGAAGGCGCTTTAATATTTGGCTATTACGTAAACGACCCTGAACGCTATGGTGTGGTTGAATTTGACGCTAATAAAAAGGCCATCTCTTTAGAAGAAAAACCTTTAAAACCCAAAAGCCACTACGCCGTACCAGGACTATATTTTTATGATAACGAGGTCTGCACTATTGCTAAAGACCTTAAACCATCGGCTAGGGGTGAGCTAGAAATTACCGATTTAAATTTGTGCTATCTAAAACAAGGCAAACTTAAAATCGATATCATGGGTCGCGGTATTGCTTGGCTTGATACTGGTACCCACACATCTCTACTAGATGCAGCAAATTTTATTGAAGCCATTGAAAATCGCCAAGGGTTAAAAATTGGCTGTATCGAAGAAGTCGCCTATCGCATGGGATTCATTAACCGTGATAAACTTGCAAGCTTGGGCGAAGAATTAAAAAAATCACCCTATGGGCAATATTTGCAGGCTATTGCGGCTGAAGATACCTAA
- the rfbC gene encoding dTDP-4-dehydrorhamnose 3,5-epimerase — protein sequence MNERFSIIPQSIPEVLLLHYQRFGDERGFFSETFRENEFAALGLPEFVQENHSRSVRGVLRGLHYQNDPKAIGKLVRCARGSIFDVAVDVRKDSPTFGKWVGVELNDQQPNMLYVPVGFAHGFCTLSEIADIIYKQTGYYSPEHEGSIRFNDPTIAIKWPVDKPMLSAKDAAAPVLAEANNQFIYRG from the coding sequence ATGAATGAGCGTTTTTCAATTATACCGCAGTCTATCCCCGAAGTATTGCTTTTACACTACCAACGCTTTGGTGATGAGCGTGGTTTTTTCTCTGAAACTTTTCGTGAGAATGAATTTGCGGCTTTGGGACTGCCTGAATTTGTTCAAGAAAACCATTCACGCTCAGTACGTGGCGTATTGCGCGGTTTGCACTATCAAAACGACCCAAAAGCTATTGGCAAATTAGTACGTTGTGCACGCGGCAGCATTTTTGATGTTGCAGTAGACGTACGCAAAGATTCACCAACCTTTGGCAAATGGGTAGGGGTTGAACTAAACGACCAACAACCAAATATGTTATATGTTCCTGTTGGTTTTGCTCATGGCTTTTGCACGTTATCAGAAATTGCCGATATAATTTATAAACAAACTGGCTACTATTCACCTGAGCATGAGGGGAGTATTCGCTTTAACGACCCTACCATAGCTATCAAGTGGCCAGTAGATAAACCAATGTTGTCAGCTAAAGATGCAGCAGCGCCAGTGCTTGCAGAGGCAAATAACCAATTTATCTATCGGGGGTAA
- a CDS encoding type II toxin-antitoxin system Phd/YefM family antitoxin — protein MKTLPVAEVKTHLSALLKEVKTGSEIAISFGKKRETIAVIVPYKEYKRSKRRRLGTLKGKMKAIFNKNFSITDNDLI, from the coding sequence ATGAAGACTCTTCCTGTAGCCGAAGTTAAAACACACCTTTCTGCACTTCTCAAAGAGGTTAAGACCGGCAGTGAAATCGCTATATCTTTTGGTAAAAAACGCGAAACCATCGCAGTAATTGTACCTTACAAAGAATATAAACGCAGCAAGAGGCGACGCTTGGGTACTCTTAAAGGCAAGATGAAAGCTATATTTAATAAAAATTTTTCTATAACAGATAATGATCTCATTTAA
- a CDS encoding type II toxin-antitoxin system VapC family toxin: MNYIVDTHILIWSFTDPDKLSQNVQITLLDENNSIFYSQYSLWEISLKYSLKKLQLLGKTPEEFYRAIDDSFFICKQIDNLELVTFYKLPIEHKDPFDRAIIWQAIVNDLILISVDNKLDSYKQHGLKCL, from the coding sequence ATGAACTATATCGTAGATACTCATATTCTCATTTGGTCGTTTACGGATCCAGACAAGCTTTCACAAAACGTGCAAATAACATTACTTGATGAAAATAATTCTATCTTTTATAGTCAATATAGCTTGTGGGAGATATCACTTAAGTATTCCCTAAAAAAGTTGCAATTATTAGGCAAAACTCCCGAAGAGTTTTATCGGGCAATCGATGACAGCTTCTTCATCTGTAAGCAAATTGATAATCTTGAGCTTGTTACTTTCTATAAACTACCTATTGAGCATAAAGACCCTTTTGATCGAGCAATCATCTGGCAAGCTATTGTCAATGATTTGATATTAATCAGCGTAGATAATAAACTTGATTCATACAAGCAACATGGATTGAAGTGCCTGTAG
- a CDS encoding DUF2442 domain-containing protein, with the protein MKSYIEIIDVNQIGDYSLCFTFNDQNKKTVDFYNYIKKNSKGVFSKLLDKKHFKQFKIDMAGGISWSCGADLAPDMIKEGKF; encoded by the coding sequence ATGAAGTCTTACATTGAAATCATTGATGTTAATCAAATTGGGGATTATTCGCTTTGTTTTACTTTTAATGACCAAAATAAAAAAACAGTCGATTTTTATAATTATATAAAGAAAAATAGCAAAGGCGTGTTCTCTAAATTGTTAGATAAAAAGCATTTTAAGCAATTTAAAATTGATATGGCAGGTGGAATTTCATGGTCTTGTGGTGCAGATCTCGCACCTGATATGATTAAAGAGGGTAAATTTTAA
- a CDS encoding DUF4160 domain-containing protein — MPQICYFYGIVIMMYYDEHNPPHIHCTYGGYKATFEIQTTKRTTGNMPKTAEKLIKKWIAMSKNELLSVWDLAQKHISPLPTIAPLE; from the coding sequence ATGCCGCAAATATGCTACTTTTATGGAATTGTTATTATGATGTACTATGATGAGCATAATCCGCCTCATATCCATTGCACTTATGGTGGATATAAAGCAACTTTTGAAATACAAACAACTAAGCGAACAACTGGCAATATGCCAAAGACAGCAGAAAAACTTATTAAAAAGTGGATTGCAATGAGTAAAAATGAACTGTTATCGGTCTGGGATCTAGCCCAAAAACACATCAGTCCTTTGCCAACAATTGCTCCTCTTGAATAG
- a CDS encoding type II toxin-antitoxin system VapB family antitoxin, with the protein MATNLAIDDGLLKEAQKIGGHRTKKATVTEALQEYISRRRQVKIKDLFGSIDFDSEYNYKKQRKRQ; encoded by the coding sequence ATGGCAACAAATTTAGCAATTGATGATGGTTTGCTAAAAGAAGCACAAAAGATTGGTGGCCATCGTACTAAAAAGGCTACTGTTACTGAAGCATTACAAGAGTATATTTCACGACGACGTCAGGTAAAAATTAAAGACCTATTTGGTAGCATAGATTTTGATTCTGAATATAACTACAAAAAACAAAGAAAACGACAGTGA
- a CDS encoding PIN domain-containing protein — MKVVIDTSIWSLALRRMQKINYPIRNELANLIEEGRVIMFGPIRQELLSGIKEQTQFFKLRDYLRAFPDLLPETSDFEQAAAFFNSCRCQGIQGSNTDFLICAIASRRNFSIFTTDQDFTHYKRILPIKLHNIRC, encoded by the coding sequence GTGAAAGTAGTTATTGATACGTCAATATGGTCTCTAGCATTACGACGAATGCAAAAAATTAATTACCCAATAAGAAATGAGCTTGCTAATTTAATTGAAGAAGGGCGAGTGATTATGTTTGGCCCTATTCGACAAGAGTTACTTAGTGGCATCAAAGAGCAAACGCAATTTTTTAAACTTCGGGATTATTTGCGCGCCTTTCCTGATTTGTTACCTGAAACATCAGATTTTGAACAAGCCGCCGCTTTTTTTAATAGTTGTCGTTGCCAAGGTATTCAAGGTTCAAATACTGATTTTTTAATATGTGCTATTGCCTCTAGACGTAACTTTTCAATATTCACTACTGATCAAGACTTTACGCATTATAAACGTATTTTGCCAATAAAGCTGC